A window from uncultured Desulfobacter sp. encodes these proteins:
- a CDS encoding Coenzyme F420 hydrogenase/dehydrogenase, beta subunit C-terminal domain, with protein MVTEQKNLRQANVSASIIDTGLCTGCGGCVGLCPYLQSHRGATVALFECDRQDGNCRRYCPRVETDWDGLGQNFFDAAELIPEIGAFKGLYLTRATDPEIRSRSQHGGTVSTLVCLALEKGLIDGCVVAKEEMPMLPQSITAFNRDEVLAAAGSKFGNAPSVAEFNRVSAQGAGPLGVVATPCQARALAKMRTNPAEADAARMDRLKLVIGLFCGWTLDWRRLRQMVLDATCGKKILGMDIPPSSHACMQVETCDGMIEIPIAQVNDCVRECCDYCTDMTAEFADISVGSARSPEGWDVDRHWNQVIVRSRAGEALLSLAREKGVLEFKPVPQGNLDKLKTAAAGKRRRGELNLNKMEVPECRS; from the coding sequence ATGGTGACAGAACAAAAAAATTTACGCCAGGCAAATGTCTCCGCATCAATTATCGATACCGGACTTTGTACGGGTTGCGGCGGGTGCGTGGGGCTTTGCCCCTACCTGCAAAGCCACCGGGGCGCAACGGTTGCACTGTTCGAGTGCGACCGCCAGGATGGGAACTGCCGACGCTATTGCCCGCGTGTGGAAACCGATTGGGACGGGCTTGGCCAAAATTTTTTCGACGCAGCCGAACTCATCCCTGAAATAGGAGCATTCAAGGGGCTTTACCTGACCCGGGCCACAGACCCCGAGATTCGTTCAAGAAGCCAGCACGGCGGCACCGTAAGCACACTGGTTTGTTTAGCCTTGGAAAAGGGGTTGATAGACGGCTGCGTGGTGGCCAAAGAGGAAATGCCCATGCTGCCCCAAAGCATAACGGCTTTCAATCGCGACGAGGTGCTCGCGGCAGCCGGCAGCAAATTCGGAAACGCGCCGTCGGTGGCCGAGTTCAACCGCGTATCTGCGCAGGGCGCTGGGCCGCTCGGGGTTGTGGCAACCCCCTGTCAAGCCCGGGCGCTGGCCAAAATGCGCACCAACCCGGCCGAGGCGGACGCCGCCCGGATGGACCGGCTCAAGCTGGTGATCGGCCTGTTTTGTGGCTGGACCCTGGATTGGCGGCGGCTCAGACAGATGGTACTTGATGCAACTTGCGGCAAAAAAATTCTCGGTATGGACATTCCCCCCTCCAGTCACGCCTGTATGCAGGTGGAAACCTGTGACGGCATGATCGAAATCCCCATTGCCCAGGTTAACGACTGTGTTCGTGAATGTTGCGATTACTGCACAGACATGACTGCCGAATTCGCCGATATTTCAGTGGGTTCTGCAAGAAGCCCCGAGGGGTGGGATGTGGACCGGCACTGGAACCAGGTGATCGTTAGAAGCCGGGCCGGCGAGGCGCTTTTATCCCTTGCCCGGGAAAAGGGCGTTCTGGAATTCAAGCCGGTTCCCCAGGGAAATCTGGATAAGCTTAAAACTGCTGCCGCGGGTAAAAGGAGACGGGGTGAGTTGAACTTGAATAAGATGGAGGTGCCGGAATGTCGATCATAA
- a CDS encoding FAD-dependent oxidoreductase — protein MTKESVVQGSVLVAGGGVSGIKAALDLAESGFYVYLVEKSSAIGGVMAQLDKTFPTSDCSMCILSPYLVETGRHQNIELITNAEIQALEGSAGNFEVTVNKGARYIDLSKCTGCGDCAEVCPVTLPNLFDMGMGEKKATFKSYAQAVPGAYSITKKDKSPCTQQCPNHVNAHGYVAMVSQGKYKEALEVITRNLPLPGIIGRICPHPCEDACRRGEVDSPISICTLKRFVADQVDLHDLPLPEITKRDEKVAIIGAGPAGLTAAYFLALEGFQVKIFEKLPVAGGMLKVGIPDYRLPGNVLDKEISWITRLGVEIQYDTALGKDITVDGLMDDGYKSVFLAIGCHNGMKLGIEGEDTKGVMPGVDMLRDAALGNLTELKGNVVIIGGGDVAIDAARTSLRLGADNISILYRRTRAEMPARNEEIEDAIEEDIDIQYLTAPCKVIEKDGKVVGIECIRMELGEPDASGRRRPVPVEGSEFILDADVIIPAIGQQTDSACLDDVDGVEINKWRNIDADPITYMTGKPGVFAGGDGQTGASIAIAAVAAGREAAISITRYINGEDMAEGREKVDVPQKDFNPIPANVESKPRLHMARIPMDQRKSGMTEVELGFTEEQAKAEADKCLNCMVCCECLECTKACGAGALTPITHMEKDEQLKLSVGSIILSPGFKPFDPSSMDFLGYKRTPNVVTSMEFERILSASGPFGGHLVRPSDHKEPKRIAWLQCVGSRDQNRCGNGHCSSVCCMYAIKEAVIAKEHAPYDLDCSIFYMDMRTHGKDFERFYDTARDKHAVNFVKSRVHSVIEVQGTTDLELSYSSEDGHLIKEVYDMVVLSVGLETPPETVDLAKKLGVELTPSNFADTGSFTPVNTSKEGIYVCGAFQGPRDIPQSVVDSSAAAAAAGEILGAARHTLTKEKEIVPEINVVNERPRIGVFVCNCGININGVVDVPAVRDYAATLPFVEYVTNNMYTCSQDTQDSMVDVIKEKKLNRVVVAACTPKTHEPLFQETLINSGLNKYLFEMVNIRNHASWVHKDDPAGATEKAKDLVRMSVAKVGLMQPLKEAKLQVGQTAMVLGGGISGMSSALSLARQGYETHLVEREDVLGGQALNLFKTVKGEDIQTELKSLISQVNDEQNITVHLNTTLENVEGFVGSYVSELSTNGTESKIDHGIAVIATGAKEMTPVEYAYGEDPRILTSLELDQKFLTNDPVLETAQSAVFIQCVGSREKDRPYCSRVCCTHSVENALELKKRNPEMNVYVLYRDIRTYGEKELAYAKARDNGVIFIRYKVDEKPMVEIEGDSLYVTVKDHVLGVPLKIDTDILTLASAIVPYRDEKLAQFFKVPLNDDGFFVERHAKLGPSEFATDGVFLCGLAHYPKPIEEAVAQGKAASSRAVTLLARENIYTSGTVAQADPMYCASCGVCVAVCPYSAPSFTVEGRFKGKAEINPVLCKGCGLCVASCRSGAIHLNGFDNDQIFAQIFSGTELIEA, from the coding sequence ATGACAAAAGAGAGTGTAGTGCAGGGCTCCGTACTTGTGGCCGGTGGTGGTGTTTCCGGCATTAAGGCGGCCCTTGATTTGGCAGAATCGGGATTTTATGTTTATCTGGTTGAAAAATCTTCCGCCATCGGCGGCGTGATGGCGCAATTAGACAAGACATTTCCCACCAGTGATTGCTCCATGTGTATTTTGTCTCCCTATCTTGTTGAAACCGGGCGGCATCAGAACATCGAATTGATTACCAACGCAGAAATCCAAGCCCTTGAAGGCAGTGCCGGAAATTTTGAGGTAACGGTCAACAAAGGGGCAAGATATATTGATCTGAGTAAATGTACGGGGTGCGGTGACTGTGCCGAAGTGTGTCCCGTAACACTCCCCAACCTGTTTGACATGGGTATGGGAGAAAAAAAAGCCACGTTTAAATCCTATGCCCAGGCGGTTCCCGGCGCATACTCCATTACAAAAAAAGATAAATCTCCGTGTACCCAGCAATGTCCAAACCATGTGAATGCCCACGGCTATGTGGCCATGGTTTCCCAGGGCAAATATAAAGAAGCACTGGAAGTCATTACCAGAAATCTTCCCCTTCCCGGCATTATCGGCCGCATCTGCCCCCATCCGTGTGAAGATGCCTGCCGCAGGGGGGAAGTGGATTCTCCCATTTCCATCTGCACTCTAAAACGGTTTGTGGCGGACCAGGTGGATTTACATGATCTTCCATTGCCTGAAATCACCAAGCGGGATGAAAAAGTCGCCATCATCGGGGCAGGTCCTGCCGGATTGACCGCGGCTTATTTCCTCGCCCTTGAAGGGTTTCAGGTAAAAATATTTGAAAAACTTCCCGTGGCCGGCGGTATGTTAAAAGTTGGTATCCCGGATTACAGGCTTCCCGGTAATGTGCTTGATAAGGAAATTTCCTGGATCACCCGTCTGGGCGTTGAAATCCAATATGACACGGCCCTTGGCAAAGATATCACCGTGGACGGCTTGATGGATGACGGCTACAAGTCGGTTTTCCTTGCCATCGGTTGCCATAATGGTATGAAACTTGGGATCGAAGGCGAAGATACCAAAGGCGTTATGCCGGGCGTGGATATGCTCAGAGATGCCGCCCTTGGCAATCTGACAGAACTTAAAGGTAATGTGGTGATCATCGGCGGCGGCGATGTGGCCATTGACGCGGCCAGAACTTCACTGCGTCTGGGTGCCGACAACATCAGCATCCTCTACAGAAGAACCCGCGCCGAAATGCCGGCCCGCAATGAAGAGATCGAAGATGCCATTGAAGAAGACATTGATATTCAATACCTGACCGCACCGTGCAAAGTCATTGAAAAAGACGGCAAAGTGGTTGGCATTGAATGCATTCGCATGGAACTTGGCGAACCTGATGCGTCCGGCAGGCGCCGGCCGGTTCCCGTTGAAGGCAGCGAGTTTATCCTGGATGCCGATGTGATCATCCCGGCCATCGGACAGCAGACCGATTCGGCATGCCTTGATGATGTGGACGGGGTTGAAATAAACAAATGGCGCAATATTGACGCTGATCCCATCACCTACATGACCGGAAAACCCGGTGTATTTGCCGGTGGTGACGGCCAGACCGGTGCCTCCATCGCCATTGCCGCCGTTGCTGCCGGCCGTGAAGCCGCCATCTCCATTACCCGGTATATCAACGGCGAAGATATGGCCGAAGGCAGGGAAAAAGTAGATGTTCCCCAAAAAGACTTCAACCCCATTCCTGCAAACGTTGAATCCAAACCCAGGCTTCACATGGCCCGGATCCCCATGGATCAACGCAAATCCGGCATGACCGAAGTGGAACTGGGATTCACCGAAGAACAGGCCAAAGCCGAAGCCGACAAATGCCTGAACTGCATGGTCTGCTGTGAATGTCTTGAATGTACCAAAGCCTGTGGGGCCGGCGCGCTGACGCCCATTACCCACATGGAAAAGGACGAACAGCTCAAACTTTCCGTGGGATCAATCATCCTTTCGCCGGGCTTTAAACCGTTTGACCCATCTTCCATGGATTTTCTGGGATATAAGAGGACCCCCAACGTGGTTACCTCCATGGAGTTTGAAAGAATTCTTTCCGCATCCGGTCCATTCGGCGGCCATCTGGTCAGGCCCTCCGACCATAAGGAACCCAAGAGAATCGCCTGGCTCCAGTGTGTGGGGTCAAGGGATCAGAACCGCTGCGGAAACGGCCACTGCTCATCGGTCTGCTGTATGTATGCCATCAAAGAGGCGGTCATTGCAAAAGAACATGCGCCATATGATCTTGACTGCTCCATTTTCTACATGGATATGAGAACCCACGGCAAGGATTTCGAACGGTTCTATGATACAGCCAGAGACAAGCATGCGGTTAATTTTGTCAAGAGCCGTGTCCACTCCGTCATAGAAGTACAGGGTACCACGGATCTGGAACTGTCCTACAGCAGTGAAGACGGTCACCTTATCAAAGAAGTATACGATATGGTTGTGCTTTCGGTGGGCCTTGAAACACCGCCTGAAACCGTTGATCTGGCAAAGAAACTGGGTGTGGAACTGACTCCCTCCAATTTTGCCGATACCGGTTCTTTTACCCCGGTCAACACCTCAAAAGAAGGTATTTATGTTTGCGGTGCCTTCCAGGGTCCCCGGGACATTCCCCAATCGGTTGTGGATTCCAGTGCTGCGGCAGCCGCCGCAGGAGAGATTCTTGGCGCAGCCCGCCATACCCTCACCAAGGAAAAAGAAATTGTTCCGGAAATCAACGTGGTCAATGAACGCCCCAGAATCGGCGTTTTTGTCTGCAACTGCGGCATCAACATCAACGGTGTTGTGGATGTTCCGGCCGTCCGGGATTATGCGGCAACCCTTCCCTTTGTGGAATATGTGACAAACAACATGTACACCTGCTCCCAGGATACTCAGGACAGCATGGTGGACGTGATCAAGGAAAAGAAGCTAAACCGGGTCGTGGTGGCTGCCTGTACGCCTAAAACCCATGAACCGCTCTTCCAGGAAACACTCATCAATTCCGGCTTGAACAAATATTTGTTTGAAATGGTCAACATCCGGAACCATGCCTCCTGGGTGCACAAGGACGACCCTGCGGGCGCCACGGAGAAAGCAAAAGACCTGGTGAGAATGAGCGTGGCAAAAGTCGGCCTCATGCAACCCCTGAAAGAGGCAAAACTCCAGGTCGGCCAGACTGCCATGGTTCTTGGCGGAGGCATCTCCGGGATGTCATCGGCACTGAGTCTTGCGCGCCAGGGGTATGAGACCCATTTGGTCGAGCGGGAAGATGTGCTCGGTGGCCAGGCCTTGAATCTTTTCAAGACCGTCAAAGGGGAAGACATTCAGACAGAACTTAAGAGTCTGATCAGCCAGGTCAATGATGAGCAGAACATTACTGTCCACCTGAACACCACCCTTGAAAATGTGGAAGGGTTTGTGGGCAGCTATGTATCAGAACTTTCCACCAACGGTACCGAGTCAAAAATCGACCACGGCATTGCCGTGATTGCCACCGGTGCAAAAGAGATGACGCCGGTGGAATACGCCTATGGGGAAGATCCGAGGATCTTGACCAGCCTTGAACTGGATCAAAAATTTCTTACCAATGATCCGGTACTTGAAACGGCTCAATCTGCCGTATTTATCCAGTGTGTCGGTTCAAGGGAGAAAGATCGGCCCTATTGTTCCCGTGTCTGCTGTACCCACAGCGTTGAAAATGCACTGGAACTCAAGAAACGAAATCCCGAAATGAATGTATACGTGCTTTACCGGGATATCAGAACCTATGGTGAAAAAGAATTGGCCTATGCCAAAGCAAGGGACAACGGCGTTATTTTTATCCGCTACAAGGTGGATGAAAAACCGATGGTGGAAATTGAAGGCGATTCCCTTTATGTCACGGTAAAAGACCATGTTCTCGGTGTTCCCCTGAAAATAGATACTGATATTTTGACCCTGGCTTCGGCCATTGTTCCTTACCGGGATGAGAAACTTGCTCAATTCTTTAAAGTGCCGCTCAATGATGACGGGTTCTTTGTGGAACGCCATGCCAAACTCGGACCTTCCGAATTTGCCACAGACGGCGTTTTCCTGTGCGGGCTTGCCCATTACCCCAAACCCATTGAAGAAGCCGTGGCCCAGGGTAAAGCTGCGTCCTCCAGAGCCGTCACCCTGCTTGCAAGGGAAAATATCTACACCAGCGGCACTGTTGCCCAGGCCGATCCCATGTATTGCGCAAGCTGCGGGGTCTGTGTGGCCGTTTGTCCATATTCGGCTCCGTCATTTACCGTTGAAGGCCGTTTCAAAGGCAAAGCTGAGATCAATCCGGTACTTTGCAAAGGGTGCGGTCTCTGTGTTGCTTCTTGCAGGTCCGGTGCAATTCACCTGAACGGCTTTGACAATGATCAGATCTTTGCCCAGATTTTTTCAGGAACGGAATTGATTGAAGCGTAA
- a CDS encoding methyl-accepting chemotaxis protein — MSLFARILTMLVVSLLILAIVLTSLSIRSLNLSGEKEIHRIETTMMGEKKQMLMNLVTSVVHITDVPVPDEEFIRLIKTMRYGPEGKGYFWINSTDKPYPKMIMHPISPELDGKILDNPKYNCAMDKEQNLFAAGVEATENSMGKGFFHYKYPKPGGGANTAYPKLSAAAKVPGKNWVIGTGLYIDDIESTIVEIDNSISKNIKNQIKLLMACAVGLLLVAILIAFFLIKTAMKPIGDILGALRELALGEGDLTRTLPLKSLNCSSIINCGKKECSCYGKSLHCWIHAGSLAQNPQSICIENGTYKTCRECTGVYQKCVVGEISALSSYFNGFLTKFRSIFQTILHEITILNATAEQFNSLSDEVKIMISGILDKTHSSSGEMGRLASDTTIVSEAMDESANKISSVSASSEELKDSISSIKTSSQTAQQVVRQAVERAEKATEIIKNLGQEAKGIGTVTESIGDISEQTNLLALNATIEAARAGEAGKGFAVVANEIKDLAGQTTASTQLIDERIAGIQKSTQESVAEIEQIAAVIFEIDKIVTEIAGSVSEQSGSTQSISENIEQSAERIQEVNQRLATISSLSDNIQAQIQELSSDSTTMSSSFSHVFEQAGKLNDVVSKLSGLIGTYKV; from the coding sequence ATGAGTCTATTTGCTCGAATTTTGACGATGCTCGTTGTCAGTTTGCTGATTTTAGCTATTGTCTTAACATCATTGTCGATTCGCTCATTGAATTTAAGCGGCGAAAAAGAAATTCATCGCATTGAAACCACCATGATGGGCGAAAAAAAACAGATGTTGATGAACCTGGTTACATCCGTCGTACATATTACCGACGTGCCCGTTCCAGACGAAGAGTTCATACGGCTCATAAAAACCATGAGATACGGTCCCGAGGGAAAAGGATATTTCTGGATCAATTCAACGGACAAACCCTATCCAAAAATGATTATGCATCCGATTTCACCGGAATTAGACGGCAAGATATTGGATAATCCAAAATACAATTGCGCCATGGATAAAGAGCAGAATCTATTTGCCGCAGGCGTTGAAGCAACAGAAAATTCCATGGGCAAAGGATTTTTTCACTACAAATACCCAAAGCCGGGGGGGGGCGCCAACACTGCGTATCCTAAACTGTCTGCCGCAGCAAAGGTTCCCGGTAAAAACTGGGTTATTGGAACAGGCTTATATATTGATGATATCGAATCAACTATCGTGGAAATCGATAACAGTATTTCAAAAAATATAAAAAATCAGATTAAACTTCTTATGGCATGTGCAGTGGGACTTCTCCTTGTTGCTATTCTGATCGCTTTTTTTCTTATAAAAACTGCAATGAAACCCATTGGGGACATCCTGGGCGCATTAAGAGAACTTGCCCTTGGAGAAGGAGATCTGACGAGAACTTTGCCGCTTAAATCCCTCAACTGCTCTTCAATTATAAACTGCGGAAAAAAGGAGTGCAGTTGCTACGGCAAAAGCCTTCACTGCTGGATTCACGCCGGAAGCCTGGCCCAGAATCCGCAATCAATTTGTATTGAAAACGGCACGTACAAAACATGCAGAGAGTGCACTGGTGTGTACCAAAAATGTGTCGTTGGAGAAATTTCTGCTCTATCTTCGTACTTTAATGGATTTTTAACTAAATTCAGATCTATTTTCCAAACAATTCTTCATGAAATCACCATACTGAATGCGACAGCGGAACAATTTAATTCTCTTTCCGATGAAGTAAAAATCATGATTTCAGGCATACTTGACAAAACGCATTCAAGTTCGGGTGAAATGGGAAGGCTTGCGTCGGATACCACAATTGTGTCCGAAGCCATGGATGAGTCAGCCAATAAAATCAGCAGCGTTTCTGCATCTTCCGAGGAACTTAAAGATTCTATATCATCGATAAAAACAAGCTCCCAGACAGCCCAGCAAGTGGTTCGACAGGCCGTAGAACGTGCCGAAAAAGCCACAGAAATAATAAAAAATCTTGGGCAAGAAGCCAAAGGAATCGGCACAGTCACTGAATCCATCGGAGATATTTCGGAACAGACCAACCTTCTGGCGTTGAATGCAACGATTGAGGCTGCGCGAGCCGGTGAAGCGGGAAAAGGCTTTGCTGTTGTGGCAAATGAAATAAAAGACCTGGCCGGACAAACAACCGCTTCGACCCAGTTGATTGACGAGCGGATAGCGGGCATTCAAAAATCAACCCAGGAATCTGTTGCCGAAATTGAACAAATCGCGGCGGTAATTTTTGAAATCGATAAAATTGTCACGGAAATCGCAGGTTCCGTTAGCGAGCAGTCCGGCTCCACCCAAAGTATTTCCGAAAATATTGAGCAAAGCGCAGAACGCATTCAGGAAGTTAACCAGCGGCTTGCGACCATTTCTTCCCTTTCTGATAATATCCAGGCACAAATTCAAGAGCTCAGTTCCGATTCAACAACAATGAGTTCAAGTTTTTCCCATGTTTTTGAACAGGCAGGAAAGCTCAATGATGTTGTTTCAAAGTTGTCTGGGTTAATCGGGACATACAAGGTGTAA
- a CDS encoding hydrogenase iron-sulfur subunit — translation MSEFEPRIIAFLCNWCSYGAADLAGVGRLQYPANIRVIRIPCTGRMSPKFILSALREGADGVWVSGCHPGDCHYLEGNYYARRKFLLFNDLLEHMGVEPGRVQFSWISSAESSKFLEVVTEVTASIKALGPNTHFVKKAKVA, via the coding sequence ATGTCTGAATTTGAACCAAGAATCATCGCCTTTCTGTGTAACTGGTGCAGTTATGGTGCCGCAGATCTTGCCGGTGTGGGAAGGCTTCAGTATCCTGCCAATATCCGTGTCATCAGAATTCCGTGCACCGGAAGAATGAGCCCCAAATTTATTCTCTCCGCTTTGAGAGAAGGTGCGGATGGTGTTTGGGTATCCGGATGTCACCCCGGAGACTGCCATTACCTGGAAGGAAATTATTATGCCCGCAGAAAATTTTTGCTGTTTAACGACCTTCTTGAACACATGGGTGTGGAACCAGGAAGAGTTCAGTTTTCCTGGATTTCTTCTGCAGAGTCTTCCAAGTTCTTGGAAGTGGTGACTGAAGTTACGGCGTCCATCAAGGCGCTGGGCCCGAACACGCATTTTGTAAAGAAGGCCAAGGTCGCATAA
- a CDS encoding MaoC family dehydratase, which produces MMSDQKKCQDFLDFVQPQIGQQIHVGPWLEIDQQRINDFAKVTGDVQWIHTDVERAKKESPYKSTISHGYLTLSLLPHLTESNHPDFFQKNYPGMKYRVNYGLNRVRFPTPVKAGARIRARTTIHQVEEVKNGIQICYIITIDIEGGEKPACVAEFLARLYP; this is translated from the coding sequence ATGATGAGCGATCAAAAAAAGTGTCAGGATTTTTTAGATTTTGTTCAGCCACAGATCGGTCAGCAGATTCATGTGGGCCCCTGGCTTGAAATTGACCAGCAGCGCATTAATGATTTTGCTAAAGTCACCGGTGATGTGCAGTGGATTCATACAGATGTCGAACGGGCCAAAAAAGAGTCGCCTTATAAATCAACCATTTCCCACGGGTATCTGACGTTGTCTTTACTGCCCCATTTAACCGAAAGCAATCATCCTGATTTTTTTCAAAAAAATTATCCGGGCATGAAGTACCGGGTGAACTATGGGCTTAACCGGGTTCGTTTTCCAACACCGGTTAAAGCCGGCGCAAGAATCCGTGCAAGAACGACCATTCATCAAGTCGAAGAGGTGAAAAACGGAATACAGATCTGCTATATCATTACCATTGATATTGAAGGGGGTGAAAAACCGGCTTGTGTTGCCGAATTCCTGGCACGCCTTTACCCTTAA
- the tsaA gene encoding tRNA (N6-threonylcarbamoyladenosine(37)-N6)-methyltransferase TrmO, with protein MKIELDPIGKIHSPFKQREGMPIQPTGAKGVQGSVEIYDQFKDGLKDLDGFSHIILLYAFDRSKDYDLQLIPFMDDTPRGVFATRAPKRPNPIGLSIVKLDRIENQTLYVQNIDVLDGTPLLDIKPYVTDFDRPENVRSGWVEQSKDKVSTKRSDDRFK; from the coding sequence ATGAAGATAGAACTCGATCCCATCGGAAAAATTCACTCTCCGTTTAAACAACGGGAAGGCATGCCCATTCAACCAACCGGAGCCAAAGGCGTTCAAGGATCAGTTGAAATATATGACCAGTTCAAAGACGGACTAAAGGATCTTGACGGCTTTTCACACATTATACTGCTGTACGCTTTTGACCGCAGTAAAGATTACGATCTACAGCTCATTCCATTTATGGACGACACCCCCCGGGGCGTATTTGCAACACGTGCGCCTAAAAGACCCAATCCCATAGGCCTTTCGATTGTTAAACTGGATCGGATTGAAAACCAAACCCTTTATGTTCAAAATATTGATGTTTTAGACGGCACCCCGCTTCTGGACATAAAACCATATGTGACGGATTTTGACCGGCCTGAAAACGTTCGGTCCGGCTGGGTAGAACAATCCAAGGATAAGGTATCAACTAAAAGGTCAGACGATCGATTTAAATAG
- a CDS encoding LysE family translocator: MKELLLPVSLFALSMCITPGPNNMMLTASGANFGFRRTIPHILGIEFGLLLMFALNAAGLGLAFKTFPILQSMLKIVSVGYLFYLAIRIAFSKPVKISTNTQAKPLSFLEAAAFQMVNPKVLMMALTAMSTFSIAGNHYNLSVSLIIAIFGLVCIPSIALWAGFGVLIGRTLKGRKSHTAFNLLMSGLTAGSVILIV, encoded by the coding sequence ATGAAAGAATTATTATTGCCTGTTTCTCTATTTGCCCTGTCGATGTGCATTACACCAGGTCCCAACAATATGATGCTGACCGCCTCTGGTGCGAATTTTGGATTTCGCCGGACAATTCCTCATATCCTTGGGATAGAGTTTGGTCTACTGCTCATGTTTGCCCTTAATGCAGCAGGGCTCGGTCTGGCTTTTAAGACCTTCCCTATTCTTCAGTCTATGCTGAAAATTGTGTCGGTGGGTTATCTTTTTTATCTGGCGATACGCATTGCCTTTTCAAAACCGGTGAAGATTTCGACAAACACCCAGGCAAAACCCCTCAGTTTTCTCGAAGCTGCTGCTTTTCAGATGGTTAACCCGAAAGTATTAATGATGGCACTGACCGCCATGTCAACTTTTTCCATCGCCGGCAATCATTACAACCTTTCTGTATCTTTGATTATCGCCATCTTCGGGCTTGTCTGCATCCCCTCTATCGCGTTGTGGGCAGGCTTCGGCGTGTTGATCGGCAGAACGTTGAAAGGCAGGAAATCACATACCGCCTTTAATCTGCTGATGAGCGGACTTACCGCAGGATCGGTCATATTGATTGTTTAG